In a genomic window of Myxococcus guangdongensis:
- a CDS encoding CBS domain-containing protein — MSSFIATVFPTDTLLRALRVMERHQVQLVGVVGEGGGLMGLVSEQHILAAWRGDPLAPVSAVMARVETPASERRRFRLSLPKLTLRRGGKGRSPS, encoded by the coding sequence TTGTCATCCTTCATCGCCACCGTTTTTCCCACAGACACCCTCCTGCGTGCCCTGAGGGTGATGGAGCGGCACCAGGTGCAGCTGGTGGGCGTGGTGGGGGAGGGCGGCGGTTTGATGGGGTTGGTGAGCGAGCAGCACATCCTGGCGGCGTGGCGGGGAGATCCGCTGGCCCCGGTGTCGGCGGTCATGGCGAGGGTGGAGACGCCTGCCTCGGAGCGGCGGCGCTTCCGGCTGAGCTTGCCGAAGCTGACCCTGCGGCGTGGGGGCAAGGGGCGCTCGCCCTCCTGA
- a CDS encoding LysR family transcriptional regulator encodes MAGRDRFESLRTFVEVARAGSLAGAARVLRRAPSAVSRELGALEARLGAELVQRTTRRLQLTAAGERYLTHARGILEALDEAERDLTEQGVPRGVLRVSAPIVFGQWVLVPWVEAFLRAHPEVSVELILEDELVDLVQGGVDVALRIVTRLEPSALVVRRVAVQPYVLCASPGYLREHGTPRRVRELAEHQVLVPLRGPAARPLELLHAGRTQEVRLTKSRFRSNNLPALHGAALRGLGIASLPEYVAAPELASGALVRVLAPWRPTPRYISALYLRRAAMPAHVRAFLDFVTERAAKHFPPDLD; translated from the coding sequence ATGGCGGGCAGGGACCGGTTCGAGTCGCTGAGGACGTTCGTGGAGGTGGCCCGCGCGGGGAGCCTCGCGGGCGCGGCGCGGGTGTTGAGGAGGGCGCCGTCGGCGGTGAGTCGCGAGCTGGGTGCGCTGGAGGCGCGGTTGGGCGCGGAGCTGGTGCAGCGCACGACGCGGCGGCTCCAGCTCACGGCGGCGGGCGAGCGCTACCTGACGCACGCGCGAGGCATCCTGGAGGCGCTCGACGAGGCGGAGCGGGACCTGACGGAGCAGGGCGTTCCGCGCGGGGTGCTGCGCGTCTCCGCGCCCATCGTCTTCGGCCAGTGGGTGCTGGTGCCGTGGGTGGAGGCCTTCCTGCGCGCGCATCCCGAGGTCAGCGTGGAGCTGATTCTCGAGGACGAGCTGGTGGACCTGGTGCAGGGCGGCGTGGACGTGGCGCTGCGAATCGTCACGCGCCTGGAGCCGAGCGCCCTCGTGGTGCGCCGCGTGGCCGTGCAGCCCTATGTCCTGTGCGCGAGCCCCGGTTATCTGCGCGAGCATGGGACGCCCCGGCGCGTGCGGGAGCTGGCGGAGCACCAGGTGCTGGTGCCGCTGCGTGGACCGGCGGCCCGTCCGCTGGAGCTGCTCCACGCCGGGCGCACGCAGGAGGTCCGCCTGACGAAGAGCCGCTTTCGCAGCAACAACCTGCCCGCGCTGCACGGGGCAGCGCTGCGCGGGTTGGGGATTGCGTCGCTGCCGGAGTACGTTGCCGCACCGGAGCTGGCGTCCGGCGCGCTGGTGCGCGTGCTGGCGCCGTGGCGGCCGACGCCTCGCTACATCTCCGCGCTGTACCTGCGCCGGGCGGCCATGCCCGCGCACGTGCGAGCCTTCCTGGACTTCGTCACGGAGCGCGCGGCGAAGCACTTCCCGCCGGACTTGGACTAG
- the nudC gene encoding NAD(+) diphosphatase: MSPTPIFLPSHEPPERPRDNALLFLARGMELLISERDGAIVLPTGAAFPDVAPTAHYLGTLDGVDCYTAPLARDFAPPEGTTLVPARALYKRLDEVRFAIAGRALAISEWDVQHRFCGRCGQPTQLVAGERARRCPVDNTPFYPRISPAMIVLVTRGDTMLLARNSTLPEPMFSTLAGFVDAGESLEECVAREVKEEVGVDVKNIRYFGSQPWPFGRSLMVGFTAEYAGGDIQVDGKEIAEAHWFHPDQMPRVPPRLSIARHLIDAFVERVKGSPPSGR; encoded by the coding sequence GTGAGCCCCACCCCCATCTTCCTCCCCAGTCACGAACCGCCCGAGCGTCCTCGCGACAACGCGCTGCTCTTCCTCGCGCGCGGCATGGAGCTGCTCATCTCCGAGCGCGATGGCGCCATCGTCCTGCCCACCGGCGCGGCGTTCCCCGACGTCGCCCCGACGGCGCACTACCTGGGCACGCTGGACGGCGTGGACTGCTACACCGCGCCGCTCGCCCGGGACTTCGCGCCACCCGAGGGCACCACCCTGGTGCCCGCCCGCGCGCTCTACAAGCGACTGGACGAGGTGCGCTTCGCCATCGCGGGACGCGCGCTCGCCATCTCCGAGTGGGACGTGCAGCACCGCTTCTGCGGACGCTGCGGCCAGCCCACGCAGCTCGTCGCCGGAGAGCGCGCCCGCAGGTGCCCGGTGGACAACACTCCGTTCTATCCACGCATCTCCCCCGCGATGATTGTCCTCGTCACCCGGGGCGACACGATGCTGCTCGCGCGCAACTCCACCCTGCCGGAGCCCATGTTCAGCACGCTCGCGGGCTTCGTGGACGCCGGGGAGTCGCTGGAGGAGTGCGTCGCGCGCGAGGTGAAGGAGGAGGTCGGCGTCGACGTGAAGAACATCCGCTACTTCGGCTCGCAGCCCTGGCCCTTCGGACGCTCGCTGATGGTGGGCTTCACCGCCGAGTACGCGGGCGGCGACATCCAGGTCGACGGCAAGGAAATCGCGGAAGCCCACTGGTTCCACCCCGACCAGATGCCCCGCGTCCCGCCGCGCCTGAGCATCGCCCGGCACCTCATCGACGCCTTCGTCGAGCGCGTGAAGGGCAGCCCCCCCAGCGGCCGTTAG
- a CDS encoding GIY-YIG nuclease family protein translates to MLRCRDGSLYTGATNNLERRVATHGRGRGAAYTRARLPVTLVWSEAAEDRSAALRREAAIKRLSRGDKLLMVEAVRPPSRRRKR, encoded by the coding sequence ATGCTGCGCTGCCGTGATGGCTCGCTCTACACCGGCGCCACCAACAACCTGGAGCGCCGGGTGGCCACCCATGGTCGGGGGCGGGGCGCGGCCTACACGCGGGCGCGGCTGCCGGTGACGCTCGTCTGGAGCGAGGCGGCCGAGGACCGGAGCGCGGCCCTGCGGCGGGAGGCCGCCATCAAGCGCCTGTCCCGAGGCGACAAGCTGCTCATGGTGGAGGCGGTCCGTCCGCCCTCCCGGCGCCGCAAGCGCTGA
- a CDS encoding oxygenase MpaB family protein encodes MKRFALRDRTDRLDAVTQYEDIVRILATQEFPWDITQALSFALFRTYAVPSIGVLLHDTGEFTARTQKRYDDTVLVLDAILEHGMASPAGRTALRRMNQMHGAYDISNDDMRYVLCTFVVTPVRWLAEFGWRALTPHEVTAWTHYYRAMGRHMGIRDIPETYDDFTTFMDDYEAKHFAYDERSRAVADATLELLTTFPPSNLAPKSLVTLFARTLMEDGLLDAFHYPRPSALSRKVFRSALWLRGRFVRYALPPRKTPQFGREGANLRTYPQGYDVEKLGTFPQGCPVHHHRAAAAPQTEPEVAPPRRGTAGT; translated from the coding sequence ATGAAGCGCTTCGCGCTGCGCGACCGAACCGACCGCCTGGATGCGGTGACGCAGTACGAGGACATCGTCCGCATCCTCGCCACCCAGGAGTTCCCCTGGGACATCACCCAGGCGCTCAGCTTCGCGCTGTTCCGCACCTACGCGGTGCCGAGCATCGGCGTGCTGCTGCACGACACCGGTGAGTTCACCGCGCGCACCCAGAAGCGCTACGACGACACGGTGCTCGTGCTCGACGCCATCCTCGAGCACGGCATGGCCAGCCCCGCGGGACGCACGGCCCTGCGCCGGATGAACCAGATGCACGGCGCCTATGACATCTCCAACGACGACATGCGCTACGTGCTGTGCACCTTCGTCGTCACGCCGGTGCGCTGGCTCGCGGAGTTCGGCTGGAGGGCCCTGACGCCCCACGAGGTGACGGCGTGGACCCACTACTACCGCGCCATGGGGCGCCACATGGGCATCCGGGACATCCCGGAGACGTACGACGACTTCACCACGTTCATGGATGACTACGAGGCGAAGCACTTCGCCTACGACGAACGCAGCCGCGCCGTCGCCGACGCCACGCTGGAGCTGCTCACCACCTTCCCTCCGTCGAACCTCGCGCCCAAGTCGCTCGTCACGCTGTTCGCGCGCACGCTCATGGAGGACGGGCTCCTGGACGCCTTCCATTACCCGCGCCCCTCCGCTCTCAGCCGGAAGGTGTTCCGCTCCGCGCTCTGGCTGCGCGGCCGGTTCGTGCGCTACGCGCTGCCGCCTCGGAAGACGCCGCAGTTCGGGCGCGAGGGCGCCAACCTGCGCACCTACCCCCAGGGCTACGACGTCGAGAAGCTCGGCACCTTCCCCCAGGGCTGCCCCGTGCATCACCACCGCGCGGCCGCCGCCCCCCAGACGGAGCCGGAGGTCGCCCCGCCCCGTCGGGGCACCGCCGGGACTTGA
- the gloA gene encoding lactoylglutathione lyase, protein MRILHTMLRVGNLEKSLDFYTRIIGMTLLRRRDYPDGKFTLAFVGFGPEDTHPALELTHNWGVEKYELGTAYGHVALGVKDIRATCDAIREAGGKVVREPGPMKHGTTVIAFVEDPDGYRVELIEQGS, encoded by the coding sequence ATGCGAATCCTGCACACCATGTTGCGCGTGGGGAACCTGGAGAAGTCGCTCGACTTCTACACCCGGATCATCGGCATGACGCTGCTGCGTCGCCGCGATTATCCCGACGGGAAGTTCACCCTGGCCTTCGTGGGCTTCGGCCCCGAGGACACGCACCCCGCCCTGGAGCTCACCCACAACTGGGGCGTGGAGAAGTACGAGCTGGGCACGGCCTACGGCCACGTGGCCCTGGGCGTGAAGGACATCCGCGCGACGTGCGACGCCATCCGCGAGGCCGGCGGCAAGGTCGTCCGCGAGCCGGGGCCGATGAAGCACGGCACCACCGTCATCGCCTTCGTCGAAGACCCGGACGGCTACCGCGTCGAGCTCATCGAGCAGGGCTCCTAG
- a CDS encoding DoxX family membrane protein — translation MTSPHPEVAPTRSPARWEDRQLAHGVLRLILGINIGLHGLTRVSAPGAFADAIVKNFADSPLPEWSVRAYALGLPFVELAVGVGILLGLRLRHVLTLGALLMSTLTFGESLRQQWSTVGLHLSYALAYYVLLARAADARLTVDGWLASRRGTPSP, via the coding sequence GTGACGTCTCCCCATCCCGAAGTGGCCCCGACCCGAAGCCCCGCGCGCTGGGAGGACCGCCAGCTCGCCCACGGCGTGCTCCGGCTCATCCTCGGCATCAACATCGGCCTGCACGGCCTGACGCGGGTGAGCGCCCCCGGCGCGTTCGCGGACGCCATCGTGAAGAACTTCGCGGACTCGCCCCTGCCCGAATGGAGCGTGCGGGCCTACGCGCTCGGCCTGCCCTTCGTCGAGCTGGCGGTGGGCGTGGGCATCCTCCTGGGCCTGCGGCTGCGCCACGTGCTCACCCTGGGGGCCCTGCTCATGTCCACGCTCACCTTCGGCGAATCCCTGCGACAGCAGTGGAGCACCGTGGGCCTGCACCTGAGCTACGCCCTCGCCTACTACGTCCTGCTGGCACGCGCGGCGGATGCCCGCCTCACCGTGGATGGCTGGCTCGCCTCGCGCCGGGGGACCCCGAGTCCTTGA
- a CDS encoding radical SAM protein, giving the protein MPAARPHIEPRLVPAADSVVVKEIYLSLQGESSHAGLLCAFVRLTGCHLRCTYCDSEFAFHGGTRMKNADVVEQVKALRTPRVEVTGGEPLLQPGVYPLMQSMLDAGLIVLLETSGAIDVRLVPPAVHKIVDMKTPSSGECARNDLRNFTSMNANDEVKFVIGSREDYEWSKALITEHRLTEKPFSVLFSTVFGKLHPRELAEWTIEDRLSVRFQLQMHKYMWDPNERGV; this is encoded by the coding sequence ATGCCCGCCGCGCGTCCGCACATCGAGCCCCGTCTGGTCCCCGCCGCCGACTCCGTGGTGGTGAAGGAGATCTACCTCTCCCTCCAGGGCGAGTCCTCGCACGCGGGCCTGCTGTGCGCCTTCGTCCGCCTCACCGGCTGCCACCTGCGCTGCACGTACTGCGACAGCGAGTTCGCCTTCCACGGCGGCACGCGCATGAAGAACGCGGACGTGGTGGAGCAGGTGAAGGCCCTGCGCACGCCGCGCGTGGAGGTGACGGGCGGAGAGCCGCTCCTGCAGCCCGGCGTCTATCCGCTGATGCAGTCGATGCTCGACGCGGGGCTCATCGTGCTGCTGGAGACCAGCGGCGCCATCGACGTGCGCCTGGTGCCGCCGGCGGTGCACAAAATCGTCGACATGAAGACGCCGTCCTCGGGCGAGTGCGCGCGCAACGACTTGCGCAACTTCACGTCGATGAACGCCAACGACGAGGTGAAGTTCGTCATCGGCTCGCGCGAGGACTACGAGTGGTCCAAGGCGCTCATCACCGAGCACCGCCTCACCGAGAAGCCCTTCTCGGTGCTGTTCTCCACCGTGTTCGGCAAGCTGCACCCGCGCGAGCTCGCGGAGTGGACCATCGAGGACCGGCTCTCCGTCCGCTTCCAGCTCCAGATGCACAAGTACATGTGGGACCCGAACGAGCGGGGCGTCTGA